Proteins encoded within one genomic window of Candidatus Syntrophocurvum alkaliphilum:
- a CDS encoding glycosyltransferase family 4 protein translates to MKIALLSPIAWRTPPKHYGPWERVVSLITEGLVEKGFDVTLFATGDSITSGKLEYICPTPYEENKNIDPKVWECLHIAHLFEQADKFDIIHNNYDFLPLSYSRLVKTPVVTTIHGFSSKKIIPVYSKYNENNYYVSISDADRSSELKYTSTVYHGIDLESFTFNNNPGDYLLYFGRIHPDKGTVEAIQIAQSTGMKLIIAGIIQDESYYINEVLPHIDNENIIYIGSVGPEKRDEILGNAYALLHPIYFNEPFGLSVVESMACGTPVIAYPKGSMPEIIKDGITGLLVDNVDEAVNRINQISEIDRKQCRLWVEERFSQERMVNDYISVYKKIIKDNTSQRGRFLLTQLT, encoded by the coding sequence ATGAAAATTGCTCTTCTATCACCTATAGCTTGGCGAACACCACCAAAGCATTATGGCCCTTGGGAAAGGGTAGTTTCTTTAATAACTGAAGGACTAGTTGAAAAAGGTTTTGATGTTACTCTATTTGCTACTGGCGACTCGATAACATCAGGAAAACTAGAGTATATTTGTCCAACCCCCTATGAAGAAAACAAAAATATAGATCCTAAGGTATGGGAATGCTTACATATTGCTCACTTATTTGAGCAAGCTGATAAGTTCGATATAATTCATAATAATTATGATTTTTTACCACTTTCATATAGTAGATTAGTAAAAACTCCTGTAGTTACAACGATACACGGTTTTTCCTCTAAAAAAATAATACCTGTATATAGTAAATATAACGAAAATAACTATTATGTTTCTATCAGTGATGCTGATCGTAGCTCTGAACTTAAATACACCTCTACTGTTTACCATGGTATAGATTTAGAGTCTTTTACTTTTAATAATAACCCAGGTGATTATCTATTATATTTTGGCAGAATTCACCCTGATAAAGGTACTGTTGAGGCTATACAAATAGCACAATCAACTGGTATGAAGCTAATAATTGCAGGTATCATTCAGGATGAAAGCTATTATATAAATGAAGTTCTTCCTCATATAGATAATGAAAATATTATCTATATAGGGTCTGTAGGACCTGAAAAAAGAGATGAAATTTTAGGTAATGCATACGCACTTCTTCACCCCATTTATTTTAATGAACCATTTGGATTAAGTGTAGTAGAATCCATGGCCTGTGGAACTCCTGTAATAGCTTATCCTAAAGGTTCTATGCCAGAAATAATTAAAGATGGTATCACAGGATTATTAGTAGATAATGTTGATGAAGCTGTAAATAGAATTAACCAAATATCTGAAATTGATAGAAAGCAATGTCGTTTGTGGGTTGAAGAAAGGTTTAGTCAAGAAAGAATGGTTAATGACTATATATCAGTTTATAAGAAAATAATAAAGGATAACACGAGTCAACGGGGACGGTTCCTTTTGACTCAACTGACTTGA
- a CDS encoding DegV family protein produces the protein MGIRLYADNACDLDKDLLDELGVKLFYLTTNINDNTYKDRLDLSPQKFYELISKPDVMPTTAQIPPIEFQNEFEKVIKETDDDIIYVAFSSGLSGTYQSAYIAGESVDPNRITVIDSQSASVGYGLTVIRAAEALKAGKNKQEIIEEIKDNINRMQHLFIVGNFEMLKRGGRVSATSATIGNLLNIKLILHLEDGKIYPLEKVHGLKKAKRRMLDIMNERGYNLKDQLIGINYSNDYEGALTIRDLIQKKFGCEKFIISEIGATIGSHVGAGTYSIFFLSE, from the coding sequence ATGGGTATAAGACTTTATGCTGATAATGCTTGTGATCTGGATAAGGATTTATTAGATGAGCTAGGGGTAAAACTTTTTTATCTTACTACTAATATTAATGATAATACTTATAAAGACAGATTAGACTTAAGTCCGCAAAAGTTTTATGAATTAATATCAAAGCCGGATGTAATGCCAACTACGGCTCAAATACCCCCGATTGAGTTTCAAAATGAATTTGAGAAGGTAATTAAAGAAACAGATGATGATATAATATATGTAGCTTTTTCATCAGGGCTTAGTGGAACATACCAATCCGCCTACATTGCTGGAGAATCAGTAGATCCTAATAGAATAACAGTAATTGATTCCCAAAGTGCATCTGTGGGGTATGGTCTAACAGTTATAAGGGCAGCTGAAGCACTTAAAGCAGGAAAAAACAAACAGGAAATAATAGAAGAAATAAAAGATAATATAAACCGCATGCAACATCTTTTTATAGTAGGGAATTTTGAGATGTTAAAAAGAGGTGGCAGAGTTAGTGCAACTTCAGCTACAATAGGAAATTTACTTAATATAAAATTAATATTACATCTTGAGGATGGTAAAATATATCCATTAGAAAAAGTACATGGTTTAAAGAAAGCAAAAAGAAGAATGCTTGACATAATGAATGAAAGAGGTTACAACCTAAAAGATCAATTGATTGGTATAAATTATTCGAATGATTATGAAGGGGCTTTAACTATAAGGGACTTAATTCAAAAAAAATTTGGGTGTGAAAAATTTATAATATCAGAAATTGGAGCAACCATTGGCTCACATGTAGGTGCAGGCACCTACTCGATATTTTTCCTTTCAGAATAG
- a CDS encoding VanW family protein: MKKLNNYTLCPLIIAMLLFLVLPTANAEEIPDTVYEGFQYEDKLDSSEKLEDNEDEEELKNSSKKEENNEVLNDDSNRDEKEKEIYDNEVLEIFEDIIYLNIKLNSQKLDLNNRPFLTSANRTMVKLNTLPEILGCSVGFVEPDQIIISSSNTDIVMYNDQKTYYINCTDKKLDIAPKMSENFTVYVPLRYVAEELDYYIGYDPATKTIILKDNEYYIEQQKRKEKISNISLPKDLPTWGKAKSLSDLEPLWYDKKLLSAYYTKMLDNSPGRVANIKLSAEKINGVVLSPGEVFSFNETVGKRTADAGFKSAGVIVNNQLTSGIGGGICQTSSTLYNAALLSGMEIVERNPHSLNVLYVPTNKDAMVSWGWSDLKFKNILENSSKILANVFGDYIVISIVKLN; the protein is encoded by the coding sequence ATGAAAAAATTAAATAATTACACTTTATGCCCTCTTATTATTGCAATGTTATTGTTCTTAGTACTACCAACTGCTAATGCAGAAGAAATCCCCGATACCGTTTATGAAGGTTTTCAATATGAAGATAAATTAGATAGTTCTGAGAAACTTGAAGATAATGAAGATGAAGAGGAATTAAAAAATTCTAGTAAAAAAGAAGAAAATAATGAAGTATTAAACGATGATTCGAATCGAGATGAAAAAGAGAAAGAAATTTATGATAATGAAGTATTAGAGATTTTTGAGGATATTATTTATTTAAATATTAAGCTTAATAGCCAAAAATTAGATCTTAATAATCGTCCTTTCTTGACTAGTGCTAATAGAACAATGGTTAAATTGAACACTTTACCTGAAATACTTGGCTGTAGTGTAGGGTTTGTTGAACCAGACCAAATAATTATTAGTTCTTCTAATACAGATATTGTTATGTATAACGACCAAAAAACCTACTATATTAATTGCACTGATAAAAAATTAGATATAGCACCTAAGATGAGTGAGAATTTTACAGTTTATGTACCTTTACGGTATGTAGCTGAGGAATTAGATTACTATATTGGATATGATCCAGCTACTAAAACAATTATTCTTAAAGATAATGAATATTATATAGAACAACAAAAACGAAAAGAAAAAATATCTAATATATCTTTACCAAAAGACCTCCCTACTTGGGGGAAAGCAAAATCCTTATCAGATTTAGAGCCCTTATGGTATGATAAGAAATTGCTAAGTGCTTACTATACTAAAATGCTAGATAATTCACCCGGCAGAGTAGCCAATATTAAACTATCTGCAGAAAAAATTAATGGTGTAGTCTTAAGCCCTGGAGAAGTGTTTTCCTTTAATGAAACTGTTGGAAAAAGAACAGCAGATGCAGGATTTAAATCAGCAGGAGTAATTGTTAATAATCAACTCACTAGTGGTATTGGAGGAGGTATATGTCAAACCTCTAGTACTTTATATAATGCAGCATTATTATCTGGTATGGAAATAGTTGAGAGAAATCCACATTCTCTAAATGTATTATATGTACCAACAAATAAAGATGCCATGGTGTCTTGGGGTTGGTCTGACTTGAAATTTAAAAATATTTTAGAAAATTCTTCTAAAATATTAGCCAATGTATTTGGTGATTATATAGTTATTTCTATAGTAAAACTAAATTAG
- a CDS encoding cytochrome c biogenesis CcdA family protein, translating into MEAWINTVLPQFLGSFSIYGYGLVFIAGIITSIGPCNLSMIPLIMAYVGGNEMARTKSFAMSVAFTLGTATTFMLLGLFIAFVGGLFGLTQSIIYYIVAAICITIGLNLIGAINLNINFGGDLLTRAGEQRGYLGAYFLGMVIGLVGTQCGTPILLVILSIAFASGQWLYGATLLFIYAMGRGIPIILAGTFTGVLARMDQFAKWNNIMEKIAGFIIIIVGTYYIWIA; encoded by the coding sequence ATGGAAGCGTGGATAAATACTGTTTTACCGCAATTTCTAGGGAGTTTTTCTATATATGGCTATGGACTAGTATTTATAGCTGGAATTATAACAAGTATAGGCCCTTGTAATTTAAGTATGATTCCTTTAATAATGGCATATGTGGGTGGAAATGAAATGGCTAGAACAAAAAGTTTTGCTATGTCAGTAGCATTTACACTAGGTACTGCAACTACATTTATGCTTTTAGGGTTATTTATTGCTTTTGTTGGAGGTCTATTTGGTTTAACCCAAAGTATTATATATTACATTGTAGCTGCAATATGTATAACAATAGGATTAAACCTTATTGGTGCAATCAACCTAAATATAAATTTTGGTGGAGATTTATTAACTCGAGCAGGTGAACAAAGAGGATATTTAGGAGCATACTTCCTTGGCATGGTAATAGGCTTAGTAGGTACTCAATGTGGTACACCAATTTTATTAGTTATATTATCAATTGCTTTTGCAAGTGGACAATGGTTATATGGTGCTACACTTCTTTTCATATATGCAATGGGGAGAGGTATACCCATAATATTAGCAGGTACGTTTACAGGAGTTTTAGCTAGAATGGATCAATTTGCCAAGTGGAATAATATTATGGAAAAGATAGCTGGCTTCATAATTATCATTGTTGGCACCTACTATATTTGGATAGCATAA